The Micromonospora krabiensis genome window below encodes:
- a CDS encoding SigE family RNA polymerase sigma factor — translation MRDPEDFDSFYAASSRRVLAHVSMMVGSQAEAEDSVAEAYLRAWNRWHKISQYDNPEAWVRQVAYRHAVSTWRKAVNRLHAHRREAADDHVDGLNPDHVAIVGALRRIPAGQRQVIVLHHLVGLSVAEIQVETGIPAGTITTWLARGRRALAAHLTDRDTYETGREHRDA, via the coding sequence ATGCGCGACCCCGAGGATTTCGACTCCTTCTACGCCGCCTCCTCCCGCCGGGTGCTCGCCCACGTCTCGATGATGGTGGGCAGCCAGGCGGAGGCGGAGGACTCCGTGGCGGAGGCGTACCTGCGCGCCTGGAACCGATGGCACAAGATCAGCCAGTACGACAACCCCGAGGCCTGGGTGCGCCAGGTTGCCTATCGGCATGCGGTCAGCACCTGGCGCAAGGCGGTGAACCGGCTGCACGCCCACCGCCGGGAGGCCGCCGACGACCACGTGGACGGGCTCAACCCGGACCACGTGGCGATCGTCGGGGCGTTGCGCCGGATCCCCGCCGGCCAGCGCCAGGTGATCGTGCTGCACCATCTCGTCGGACTGAGTGTCGCCGAGATACAGGTGGAGACCGGCATCCCGGCCGGAACCATCACCACCTGGCTGGCCCGAGGGCGCAGAGCCCTCGCCGCCCACCTGACCGACCGCGACACCTACGAGACGGGCCGGGAGCACCGCGATGCGTGA
- a CDS encoding helix-turn-helix domain-containing protein yields the protein MTPRPSGEPGIGERIRARRQLRGWSIRYAASRAGVSHATWSRIERGRQAADNRFTLADIAAALDCAPAELTGVPVPAADRDVVAAHADVYAIRQALVDVDLSEPGTEPSTPLPELARTATLVDTLRQACDYAGAARLLPRLLRGLHAETAGPDRAVALRLLCDVTFIASSVLRNLGRPADAWLGAERCRDAAEATDDLTLRGYAAYARACAAASCGSYQRGLTLAERAVDELRGHTHEAGVSEVLGALLLVCAMASRGRGRLDDSRAWSAEAAELAGHTGETSTMGLYFGPTNVAIWQIGIEADGGDPGRAAEIARVTNPTAIPVGFRQVFYYADTARALTRLRNRDREAIRFLLTAERLAPQHVHTSALARETTRALLDRSSRRAGGTELRGLAERLQVTA from the coding sequence ATGACGCCACGACCGAGCGGCGAGCCCGGCATCGGGGAGCGCATCCGGGCGCGTCGCCAGCTCCGCGGCTGGAGCATCCGGTACGCCGCCAGCCGGGCCGGCGTCTCGCACGCCACCTGGAGCCGGATCGAGAGGGGCAGGCAGGCAGCCGACAACCGCTTCACGCTCGCCGACATCGCGGCGGCGCTGGACTGCGCGCCGGCCGAGCTGACCGGCGTACCGGTACCGGCGGCTGATCGGGATGTCGTGGCCGCGCACGCCGACGTGTACGCCATCCGGCAGGCCCTGGTCGACGTCGACCTTTCCGAGCCGGGCACCGAGCCCTCGACCCCGCTCCCCGAGTTGGCTCGGACGGCAACCCTGGTCGACACGCTGCGGCAGGCGTGCGACTACGCCGGCGCCGCCCGCCTCCTGCCGCGCCTGCTGCGTGGTCTGCACGCGGAGACCGCCGGCCCCGACCGCGCCGTCGCTCTCCGGTTGCTCTGCGACGTCACGTTCATCGCCTCGTCGGTGTTGCGCAACCTCGGCCGCCCCGCCGACGCGTGGCTCGGCGCCGAGCGCTGCCGGGACGCGGCCGAGGCCACCGACGACCTGACGCTTCGGGGATACGCCGCCTACGCGCGTGCCTGTGCGGCTGCGAGCTGCGGCTCCTACCAGCGGGGCCTCACCCTGGCCGAACGCGCGGTCGACGAGTTGCGCGGACACACCCACGAGGCGGGCGTCTCCGAGGTGCTCGGCGCACTGCTGCTGGTCTGCGCGATGGCCAGCCGCGGGCGCGGACGCCTCGACGACAGCCGGGCGTGGTCGGCCGAGGCCGCGGAGCTGGCCGGGCACACCGGCGAGACCTCCACGATGGGCCTGTACTTCGGGCCGACCAACGTCGCCATCTGGCAGATCGGCATCGAGGCGGACGGCGGCGATCCGGGCCGGGCCGCGGAGATCGCCCGCGTGACGAACCCGACGGCCATCCCGGTCGGTTTCCGGCAGGTGTTCTACTACGCCGACACCGCGCGCGCCCTGACCCGGCTGCGGAACCGGGACCGCGAGGCCATCCGCTTCCTGCTCACCGCGGAGCGGCTGGCGCCGCAGCACGTACACACCTCGGCCCTGGCCCGGGAGACCACCCGCGCGCTGCTGGACCGCTCGAGCCGCCGCGCCGGCGGCACGGAACTCCGCGGCCTGGCGGAGCGCCTCCAGGTCACGGCCTGA